In a genomic window of Vespula vulgaris chromosome 21, iyVesVulg1.1, whole genome shotgun sequence:
- the LOC127071314 gene encoding septin-2 — protein sequence MASLELERGKLDSSIRNLKLSGHVGFDSLPDQLVNKSVQNGFVFNILCIGETGLGKSTLMDSLFNTSFESTPSPHNLASVKLKAHTYELQESNVKLKLTIVDTVGYGDQINKEDSFKTVVDYIDAQFEAYLQEELKIKRSLSTYHDSRIHVCLYFICPTGHGLKSIDLVCMKKLDTKVNIIPIIAKADTISKTELQKFKSKIISELQNNGVHIYQFPTDDESVADVNSSMNAHVPFAVVGSTDFVRVGNKMMRSRQYPWGTVQVENESHCDFVKLREMLIRTNMEDMREKTHCRHYELYRKRRLEQMGFSDVDSDNKPVSFQQTCEAKRSIHLQELQQKEDEMRQMFVARVKEKEAELKEAEKELHNKFDKLKKDHTEEKKKLEESRKKLEDDILEFNRRKTQFAQQPQHHTLTLGKSKKK from the exons ATGGCGAGTTTAGAGCTCGAACGAGGAAAG TTGGACTCTTCTATACGCAATTTGAAGCTCTCAGGTCATGTAGGTTTTGACAGTCTTCCAGATCAATTAGTTAATAAATCAGTTCAAAATGgatttgtatttaatatactttgtattg gtGAAACTGGTCTAGGTAAATCGACTCTTATggattcattatttaatacgaGCTTTGAATCTACTCCAAGTCCACATAATCTAGCATCTGTAAAATTGAAAGCACATACCTACGAATTACAAGAAAGTAATGTTAAACTTAAACTTACCATTGTTGATACAGTTGGATATGGGGATCAAATTAATAAGGAAGATAGCTTTAAAACAGTTGTTGATTACATAGATGCACAATTTGAAGCTTATTTGCAAGAAGAATTGAAAATCAAACGCTCTTTATCAACTTATCATGATAGTCGTATCCATGTTtgtctttatttcatttgtccAACAGGTCATgg GCTTAAGTCAATTGATCTTGTATGTATGAAAAAGCTGGATACAAAAGTTAACATTATTCCAATTATTGCTAAAGCGGATACAATATCAAAAACCGAACTGCAAAAGTTTAAG AGTAAAATTATCTCAGAATTGCAAAATAATGGAGttcatatatatcaatttccAACAGATGATGAGAGTGTAGCTGATGTGAATTCTAGTATGAATGCACATGTACCTTTCGCAGTAGTTGGTAGTACTGATTTTGTACGAGTTGGAAACAAAATGATGCGTTCACGTCAATATCCTTGGGGTACAGTTCAag tgGAAAATGAATCTCATTGTGACTTTGTAAAGTTACGTGAAATGCTCATTAGGACGAATATGGAAGACATGCGTGAAAAAACCCATTGTCGTCATTATGAATTGTATCGTAAGAGAAGATTAGAGCAg ATGGGATTCAGTGATGTTGATAGTGATAACAAACCTGTAAGTTTCCAACAAACTTGTGAAGCAAAAAGATCTATTCATTTACAAGAATtacaacaaaaagaagatgaaatgaGACAGATGTTTGTTgcaagagtgaaagaaaaagaagctgaACTTAAAGAAGCTGAAAAAGAG CTCCacaataaatttgataaattgaaaaaagatcatacggaagaaaaaaagaaattggaagaaAGTCGGAAAAAACTTGAAGATGATATTTTAGAGTTTAATAGGCGCAAGACGCAATTTGCTCAACAACCACAGCATCATACGCTTACATTAgggaaaagtaagaaaaagtaa
- the LOC127071316 gene encoding proliferation-associated protein 2G4 codes for MADKEEPEKTIAEDLVVTKYKMAGEIVNRVLKQVLDKCIVGASVREICEYGDTLLTEETSKVFKKEKELKKGIAFPTCISVNNCICHFSPIASEPDLILKDEDMVKVDLGAHIDGFIAVVAHTIVIGSSTERKVTGRKADAVLAAHYASQAALRLLKPGTETYTITGTVEKICDAYKCKPIEGMLSHQLKQFKIDGEKTIIQNPNDAQKKEHEKFTLETHEVYAMDVLVSTGEGIGREQDTRVTIYKKTEETYQLKLKASRMFYSEVSNKHGLMPFNLRTFEDEKKAKMAVLECVNHRLIEPFQVLYEKPNEYAAQFKFTVLLMPNGPHKITGIPFDLDIYQSDCVVEDPELKSLLYTSANPKSAKKKKKKAEKAVGEVAMEVDAKA; via the exons ATGGCGGACAAGGAAGAGCCTGAGAAGACCATTGCCGAAGACTTGGTTGTTACCAAGTATAAAATGGCTGGCGAGATAGTAAATC GTGTACTGAAACAAGTTTTAGACAAATGTATTGTTGGAGCATCTGTGAGAGAGATATGTGAATATGGAGATACGCTTTTAACAGAAGAAACTAGTAAAGtttttaagaaagagaaggaacttAAGAAAGGAATTGCTTTCCCAACCTGCATATCAGTTAACAACTGTATTTGTCACTTTTCTCCTATTGCAAGTGAACCGGATCTAATACTCAAAGATGAAGATATGGTTAAAGT tGATCTTGGAGCACACATTGATGGCTTTATAGCAGTTGTGGCACACACTATAGTTATAGGCTCTTCGACGGAACGCAAAGTTACAGGTAGAAAAGCTGATGCAGTTTTAGCTGCACATTATGCATCTCAAGCTGCGCTAAGACTTTTAAAGCCTGGAACAGAG ACATACACGATAACGGGAACAGTAGAAAAAATTTGTGATGCATATAAGTGTAAACCAATTGAAGGAATGTTAAGTCATCAATTGAAACAATTCAAGATAGACGGAGAAAAAACTATAATACAAAATCCAAATGATGcgcaaaaaaaggaacatgAGAAGTTCACGCTTGAAACCCATgaa gtGTATGCAATGGATGTACTTGTTAGTACAGGTGAAGGTATTGGACGAGAGCAAGACACTCGtgttactatatataaaaaaactgAGGAGACATATCAGCTTAAGCTGAAAGCATCTCGCATGTTTTATTCAGAAGTTTCCAACAAACATGGACTAATGCCTTTTAATCTACGTACCTttgaagatgaaaagaaagcaaagatgGCAGTTCTTGAATGTGTTAATCACAGGTTGATTGAACCATTTCAA gtACTATATGAAAAACCAAATGAATATGCTGCACAATTTAAGTTTACGGTATTATTGATGCCTAATGGGCCACATAAAATTACTGGTATTCCTTTTGATCTTGACATTTATCAGTCAGATTGCGTAGTAGAAGATCCAGAATTgaag AGTCTTTTATATACTTCTGCAAATCCAAAATctgcgaagaaaaagaaaaagaaggccGAGAAAGCTGTAGGAGAAGTAGCAATGGAAGTTGACGCTAAGGCCTAA
- the LOC127071312 gene encoding NEDD8-activating enzyme E1 catalytic subunit, with protein MGSDHTHRRWSNLRKILERSGPFCRPDFEPSSETLQFLLENCKILVIGAGGLGCELLKDLALMGFRQIHVIDMDTIELSNLNRQFLFRHKDIGSSKAEVAARYINSRISGCNVVPHCCKIQMKDEAFYRQFHIVICGLDSIVARRWINGMLLSLLVYEDGELDRSSIVPMIDGGTEGFKGNARVILPGLTACIECTLDLYPPQITYPLCTIANTPRLPEHCIEYVKVIQWPKENPFESIIDGDDPQHINWIYEKSSERAAQFGIQGLTYRLVQGVVKNIIPAVASTNATIAATCATEAFKLASSCSASLNNYMVLNDLDGIYTYTYEAERKRDCVACSQLAKEIVITDSKFKLKDLIELLCNKPDLQMKNPGLTANIEGKNKTLYIQAVSSIEEKTRENLSKTLIDLGLKDGNEINVADSTTPNAIVIRLKFLF; from the exons ATGGGTTCTGATCATACACATAGACGATGGagtaatttaagaaaaattttggaaaGATCTGGACCGTTTTGTAGACCAGATTTTGAACCATCTTCTGAAACATTACagtttcttttagaaaattgtaaaatactTGTAATAGGTGCTGGTGGTCTTGGTTGTGAATTATTAAAGGATCTTGCCTTAATGGGTTTTAGACAAATTCATGTGATTGATATGGATACTATTGAATTATCTAATCTTAATAG aCAATTCCTGTTTCGTCATAAAGATATTGGCTCTTCGAAAGCTGAAGTAGCTGCAAGATACATAAATTCTAGAATTTCTGGGTGCAATGTAGTTCCACATTGTTgtaaaatacaaatgaaagaTGAAGCATTTTATAGGCAATTTCATATCGTCATTTGTGGTTTAGATTCTATTGTTGCAAGAAGATGGATCAATGGTATGCTGTTATCTCTTTTAGTTTATGAAGATGGTGAATTAGATCGTTCAAGCATTGTACCCATGATTGATGGAGGAACTGAAGGTTTTAAAGGAAATGCAAGAGTTATATTACCTGGATTAACAGCTTGCATTGAGTGTACATTAGATCTGTATCCACCACAA ATTACATACCCACTGTGCACAATAGCTAATACACCACGTTTACCAGAACATTGTATAGAATATGTTAAAGTAATACAATGGCCAAAAGAAAATCCATTTGAGTCTATAATAGATGGCGACGATCCACAACATATAAATTGGATATATGAAAAATCTAGTGAAAGAGCAGCTCAGTTTGGTATACAGGGTTTAACATATAGACTCGTTCAAGGTGTCGTAAAAAACATTATACCTGCTGTAGCATCTACGAACGCAACAATTGCTGCAACTTGTGCAACTGAAGCATTTAAGCTTGCTAGTAGTTGTAGTGCAtccttaaataattatatg gTACTTAATGATCTGGATggaatttatacatatacttatgaagcagaaagaaaaagagactgTGTGGCGTGCAGTCAGCTAGCAAAGGAAATAGTAATTACAGATTCTAAATTCAAATTGAAAGATTTAATAGAACTGCTATGTAACAAACCTGatttacaaatgaaaaatCCTGGTCTTACTGCCAATATTGAgggtaaaaataaaactttatacATACAAGCAGTTTCAAGTATTGAAGAAAAAACCCGTGAGAATTTGTCTAAAACATTAATAGATCTTGGACTAAAAGATggcaatgaaataaatgttgCTGATAGCACAACGCCAAATGCAATTGTAATACGactgaaatttttattttaa